The nucleotide sequence ttggtcggcaacaaaaatagcatcaaaactaaaaaatgagtgaaaaacataaaaatacaacaatatcaaaaaaaaaattatccaGATATATGTcctaaaaaattaatattttgttgtgAAGCCTTGGGCAGCAAGGACAGCAGCACATCGTCTTGGCATAGAGTTCACCAGACCCTGGCATCTTTCCTTGGGTATATTTTTCCACGACATCTGCACAGTGGCCCAGAGGTCCTATTTATTTTTGGGCTTTGACTTAGAAACTACTTTTTTTAATGTCACTCGAAAGATTTTCTATCGGGTTCAAGTGTGGCGACTGTGCCGGCCACTCCAAGACGTTTACACGGTTGGTCTCAAACCAGGATCAAGCTTACCTGCTCGTATGCTATGGGTCATTATCCTGCTGGAAGACCCAAAACAAAGGCATTTTGTATCCCGCGCTTGGTAGCTTAACTGTTTCCTCCATGTTTAATTGTTTTACAGGTGAAGCGGGGGTTATATTCTGTATTGGGAGGTCGTCTAACGTAAGACCGAGACCCTTTTCCACCAAATAAAACAATCTTAAAACAATCAATCATCAGACCACAATATGTTCCGCCACTACTGATTTGCCAACTTAATTCTTTTTGCGATGTTCTTCTTAGTCAATAGCGGTACTTTTCTTGGACTGGGTGCGTATTCGTAATTTGTTGTCTCGTAAATAGGATCTAAGAGTTGTAATAGCTGCTGATATGTTTAGATCCGTTTTAAGCTCGCTAGCCGGTGTAAAAGAGTCCTTCTTACTTTCGCGCACCAGGTGCGTTACCATTTTTGTTGACATTGCAAGTTTTCTCCAGCGTGTTTCTGGTTTGGTATCATATTTTAGGTCACTACAAATCATTTTGTTTGAGCAACCGATGATTCGCCCCACCTGGGCATGGGTATTGCCTTCGAAAATGaggtttttgattttttttcgtttttccacaGTACAATGCTTCGCACGACCCATAACTACCGAAATTTGCGACCACTTTACCAAATCAATTAAATGCACTGATATTAATGCATCTAAGAAGAAAAAACACCACAAAGTTTCGAACAAGTAAAGCTTTCGTAGAAGATCCGTTAATAGTGCTATTTTTGTTCCCGCTATATTTTGACTCTCTCCATACATATTCGAATGTAATAAAAACCGTTTGCATTGTAACAGTTATTAGTGTTATTTTAGTAAGTACATATTTTTCactaatttttaattaagtgggtattaaaattaatgtttcggcttaatatttttttggcacTTAGGGGTTAGTTTCCGTAGGAGGGAATGTAATGTCACTTAAGTTAATTACACTAAATTCAGCTTTGTTTTCAATTTCATAGTAAGTGACATTTGTCATCGGTGGGTACTAAATCCCCCACCATTAAAGGGAAATATGTAATGAAAGTTAGAAGTTCCCGAGAAGTCGCcttttaattatgttttttaCGAACGAAGAACAAACATTTCCAATTTCGGCGCTTCCATATTGAAAGTTTGTTTTTCTCAGATTTAATATTTCCAACTCAAATATTTCACTCTTAATATAATACAGGCAGAAAAATGGGTAAACTTGTTAAAGCACACTCTGATTTAAAACCTGATGAAGATACATCACATTCTTTTAGAtcattttcttaatttatttggTTTCGGAACAACTCAACTTTAACTTCAAAGGCCATAGCTGTCTCTTGTTTTGAAAGTTTGTAAAACCTGCAAAAAAAATTACTTGAAAATGAAGTTGAAAAACCCAAGACGCTGTTGAGACCAAGATTGTCTCCTAAAATAAGCccaaaaatgaataaaattcCTCGCTCTTTTCCGTTTATTGAAACCACTATTCCATTGGTCTCAATATCTTGTAAGAGTTCTATGAACTTATACATACATTTGGAAAACCCAAATGTTTTAATATCACTTGTTTTTAGCACAGCCGCacagaaaatattattatattcaaTTGGAGCTGTTGGAAACGACAAATATACTCCTTGCAATGTGGACCTAATGGGTTGTTTATCTCGAAGTCGTCAAAACAAAAGAAGTACGGCAATATAATTTGTCCATTTAGTGTGTTATTAATCCTAATTTTCTTCCATAAAAAGCCGTTGACAAAATTGGTaatgtttgttttgctttttaaaaatttttcaaaaatgcGTCCAGTAAATTTGGGAtttcaaaaaacttttttaaatgacatttttatggAAATATAGAGCCTTTGGATGGTTTCGACATTAGCATGACTTTATTCTTCGACCGTGTTGGTGATATTTTGTCATCGATTTTTACAATAATTGGGCCTTCATATAAGAACCTTTAAAAGCTTATACTCTGTAGAAACGGTTTGAAAGGGATTTCGAAAAAATTATAGAAGATGTTTTTTTTAGAATCTTCGGTCAATTTTGGGCATTGTTGAATTTGTTGTAACTCCTTTTCTATTGGCGCTATTAAGAATTTCCTAATTTCGGACTGCAATTTAAATACGGCTTCCCGCGGAATGTTAAGCCTTGAGCAAATGTTAAGTGTAAAACTATGTTAAGTGTAAACTATGTATTGAATAAACTATGGTTGTCTAGTTTGGAATTTTTCGAGCAAGTTATGTGTTGTTTGCTATAAATTTCTTCTTCAAATTTGGTATCGTAATGTATAGTTTTTGATAACAAAATCTTCTGTTGTGTTGGTTTTGCAATGATTGTTTCTGTTACGCATATGCCTCCGTAAGGCATTTAGATCACCAAAGTGTTGAGGGCAGTTCAGAAATCCACACGGTATGCTTATATACGTTTCTTGAGAGTGAGATTCTTTTATACGGgaaaaaaattgtatgttGTCACCGAAATTTTTCGACCAAATTTGGCATTTTActtcaattttaaaaagtattaaGTCAAAAATTTCGAAAGAAAATGAATGAATGTGCGTGAAATAATGCCTAAACATAAATTTTTGtcaataaaataagaaatatagcttattataaaaacttaagcCTAAACTTCAAAATATGtccataaaaaaaaataaagaaagaaaaagtaagccaaaaatttaatttttgtcaataaaattacaaaatgtagCCTGTTTATGCAAACTTATGCCTATTATGTTTACATtctaaagtttttaaaatcgtTTAAGAGTTCAGAGAGAGCTTTGCTTTTTTGTTGTCAGACTTCAAATGAATTTATTTGAAGTTTGCATGttcaaatatacaaaagtCACATGGATAATTGTGTACGCATGcattcatgttttttttttttattaaataaagctttaaTATATACAGGAATAAGAGTGGTAGAAGAAGAGAAGAGGTAGAAGTGTTTCGTTCCCGCGGGACTGCCGCAAAGCTATACTTCGCGGGGCGTATGGCGGTCAGGTTGCCGCTCGTCCTTATGACTCGCTGCGTCGACTCCGTTCTCGACGCCTTAGATCCTTCAGGATGCCAGCGGCCATGTTGGCTTTCGCGTCCCACTTGCTTTGGTTTTCCAGCATGCCGCAGAGGTCGTAGTAGGGGTTTGGCTCGTGCTTAAACCTATGCAGGTATTCCTTAAAGCATCCGTGCCCGGAGATCATCTGCGTGAGGTAGAGGTCTACCTATCCGTGTCGTCTCTGCAGCCAGGGGGTTAGGCAGGGAATTAGCCTGTGCGTCCACCGCCCTGTGGGTCGCATTGTTCCACCTCCTTTGCCATGCCTCGATCGTGTTACTGCGCTGGGTCCTGCTTCCTGTGCTCCCAGTTCTTCGTTCTGCCGCCGGCAGGTCTATCGGTATAGTACCGGCTACCACTAGCGCGGCTTCCTCAGATACCGTGCAGAAGCTGCTTGTGATGCGCAGTGCGCAGCGTCTGTAGACAGCTTTCCACTGGCGGCTGTATGATGCGGTCTTCATAGCCTCGGCCCATATGGGCGCGGCGTACAGTATAGACGCACATTCCGATGTCTTGGTTTCCTAGGAAACCGCTTAAGGAAACGGGGCCATCGTGCTTCTTCTTCCTATCTTCTCGTCGTTCTTTTTCTCGCCCGATATTCTCGTTCACTTCTATTCTGGCGTTGAGAGCGTGCGGTTCACACAATCTAAGTTtgcattattattttttcattgGGAGGTTGTCTGTTTAATACTTAATTGTATTATATATATCCATTAACAAAACCATAGGTTATGGGCACAGACACAAAAGTGAATAAATAATAGTGCTTTGATCGTTACAATTTGAAAGTGCATAAAAGTGAACTAAGgacatgtgtgtgtgtgcaagttatatgacacattatttaggggctcttacccaattcataaacaactttgagccgagagctaatttccaaataactctgacagacccgagataaatccgtggtcagttATTTCTGTCAaccaggcctc is from Drosophila suzukii chromosome 3, CBGP_Dsuzu_IsoJpt1.0, whole genome shotgun sequence and encodes:
- the LOC139352865 gene encoding uncharacterized protein; its protein translation is MKTASYSRQWKAVYRRCALRITSSFCTVSEEAALVVAGTIPIDLPAAERRTGSTGSRTQRSNTIEAWQRRWNNATHRAMISGHGCFKEYLHRFKHEPNPYYDLCGMLENQSKWDAKANMAAGILKDLRRRERSRRSES